Proteins co-encoded in one Bacillus sp. FSL H8-0547 genomic window:
- the ruvA gene encoding Holliday junction branch migration protein RuvA: MIEFIKGTIDLVTPEYVVIDRGGIGYQVHTPNPFSYQRSRSSEVTIYTYQHVREDILALYGFHTREEKALFMKLLNVTGIGPKGALAILASGNPSQVVGAIESEDEKFLVKFPGVGKKTARQIILDLKGKLGDIAGELAPDLFTHEEHAASETASKSLSEALEALKVLGYAEREISKVVPALMEEELSTDQYVKKALQKLLK, translated from the coding sequence TTGATCGAATTTATAAAAGGAACCATTGATCTGGTGACTCCCGAGTATGTAGTGATTGACCGCGGGGGCATTGGCTATCAGGTTCACACTCCTAACCCATTCAGCTACCAGCGCAGCCGTTCCTCGGAAGTGACGATTTATACGTATCAGCATGTCAGAGAAGATATCCTCGCGCTGTACGGTTTTCATACAAGAGAAGAAAAAGCCTTATTCATGAAGCTTTTAAATGTGACAGGCATCGGTCCTAAAGGAGCTCTCGCGATACTTGCTTCCGGGAATCCGTCACAAGTAGTCGGAGCCATTGAGAGTGAGGATGAAAAATTCCTCGTGAAATTTCCCGGCGTAGGCAAAAAGACGGCAAGGCAGATCATCCTTGACTTGAAAGGGAAGCTTGGAGATATTGCAGGCGAACTTGCGCCGGACCTGTTTACCCACGAAGAGCATGCTGCATCAGAAACAGCCTCCAAATCACTGAGTGAAGCACTTGAAGCCCTGAAAGTTCTCGGCTATGCAGAACGGGAAATCAGCAAAGTTGTTCCTGCTCTTATGGAAGAGGAGCTTTCCACAGACCAGTATGTGAAAAAAGCGTTGCAAAAGCTATTAAAGTAA
- a CDS encoding YhcN/YlaJ family sporulation lipoprotein — protein MRHKLTAFAAIAVAATGLAACNNNNEGALDTRYNDNARPIGYYSNEHRGNNGNVDNVDNDGPLTEMMEGDMNDNYFTKVNDRDTAFHNGRMDNPTAPLSNEDGMLERDNRFSRNDENYHGQVKQISYYNDNEKAMAKKVSEQAADVKNVDDVRTLVNGDQVLVAIDTDDKNDKNVKNAVMDAVKPAAKGKDVQVVTDEGTFTRVRTINDNIENGNDKKSIDADIRDLFDDMGNMMNQPVQQAR, from the coding sequence TTGAGGCATAAACTTACTGCTTTTGCTGCAATTGCTGTCGCTGCAACAGGTCTCGCTGCTTGTAATAACAATAACGAAGGCGCGCTTGATACACGCTACAATGATAACGCCAGACCGATCGGCTATTATTCAAATGAGCACCGCGGCAATAATGGCAATGTAGACAACGTAGATAATGATGGACCTCTGACTGAAATGATGGAAGGCGATATGAACGATAATTACTTTACAAAAGTAAATGATCGGGATACAGCTTTTCATAATGGAAGAATGGATAATCCCACTGCGCCGCTTTCAAATGAAGACGGCATGCTCGAGAGAGATAATCGTTTCAGCCGAAATGATGAAAATTATCATGGTCAGGTAAAGCAGATCAGCTATTACAATGACAATGAGAAAGCTATGGCTAAAAAAGTTTCTGAACAGGCTGCAGATGTGAAAAACGTTGACGACGTCCGGACCCTTGTAAATGGCGATCAGGTCCTGGTTGCAATTGACACGGACGACAAGAATGACAAAAACGTGAAAAATGCAGTAATGGATGCAGTCAAACCTGCAGCTAAAGGAAAAGACGTACAAGTTGTCACCGATGAAGGAACGTTTACCCGCGTGAGAACGATCAACGACAATATTGAAAATGGAAATGATAAAAAGTCCATTGATGCCGATATCCGCGATTTGTTTGATGATATGGGGAACATGATGAACCAACCGGTTCAGCAAGCCCGATAA
- the nadA gene encoding quinolinate synthase NadA: MNVLDMLQFETNEKMPPHYKELSEKEMIERVRAIKDKYGKKLLIPGHHYQKDEVIQFADITGDSLQLAQAAAANKEAEYIVFCGVHFMAETADMLTTEHQKVFLPDMRAGCSMADMADISQTEQAWIKLQELFGDTILPLTYVNSTAAIKAFVGRNGGATVTSSNAEKMLSWAFGQKERILFLPDQHLGRNTAYNLGIPLEKMAVWNPHTNELECDGNPEDVIVILWKGHCSVHEKFTVQNIEHIRSTKPDMNIIVHPECSREVVAASDLAGSTKYIIDVIEASEPGSKWAVGTEMNLVKRIIDQHPDKEIVSLNPFMCPCLTMNRIDLPHLLWSLEGIAEGKPVNQIRVDEHTAKDAVLALERMLENV, translated from the coding sequence ATGAACGTTTTGGATATGCTTCAATTTGAAACAAATGAAAAAATGCCGCCGCACTATAAAGAGCTAAGTGAAAAAGAAATGATTGAAAGAGTCAGGGCAATTAAAGACAAGTACGGGAAGAAACTGCTGATCCCCGGCCATCATTATCAAAAAGATGAAGTGATCCAGTTTGCAGATATAACGGGTGATTCCCTGCAGCTTGCACAGGCTGCAGCTGCCAACAAAGAAGCCGAATACATTGTTTTTTGCGGCGTGCATTTTATGGCTGAAACAGCCGATATGCTGACAACAGAACATCAGAAGGTCTTTTTGCCGGATATGAGAGCCGGGTGCTCGATGGCCGATATGGCGGATATCAGCCAGACAGAGCAGGCATGGATCAAGCTTCAGGAATTGTTTGGCGACACGATTCTGCCGCTGACATATGTGAATTCAACGGCTGCCATTAAAGCGTTTGTAGGCCGAAATGGCGGTGCAACGGTCACGTCCTCAAATGCGGAAAAAATGCTGAGCTGGGCTTTTGGACAGAAGGAAAGAATTCTCTTTTTGCCTGATCAGCATCTTGGAAGAAACACAGCTTATAACCTTGGCATTCCCCTTGAGAAAATGGCTGTCTGGAACCCTCATACCAATGAACTTGAATGTGACGGCAATCCTGAAGATGTCATTGTGATCCTCTGGAAGGGCCACTGCTCTGTCCACGAAAAATTCACCGTGCAGAACATCGAGCATATCAGAAGCACAAAGCCCGACATGAACATTATTGTTCACCCTGAATGCAGCAGAGAGGTTGTGGCGGCAAGCGATCTTGCAGGCTCTACCAAATACATTATCGATGTCATTGAGGCATCAGAGCCTGGCAGCAAATGGGCAGTCGGAACAGAGATGAACCTTGTTAAAAGGATTATTGATCAGCATCCTGACAAAGAGATTGTCTCGCTGAATCCGTTCATGTGTCCTTGTTTGACAATGAACCGAATTGATCTGCCCCACCTGCTTTGGTCTCTTGAGGGAATTGCAGAAGGAAAACCGGTCAATCAGATTCGCGTTGATGAACATACAGCAAAGGATGCAGTCCTTGCTCTTGAGAGGATGCTTGAGAACGTTTAA
- a CDS encoding intercompartmental signaling factor BofC: MMSSHRFLFTAAIAFIGIFFLSFPAVHEPYDAAGNDDQAYEVSGPLTVTVVLERIYLDGEISEEVKTETILAMEDFWAKYEGWQLVDQDDNQIIFQKEVDDISPLLKANGYFGLSSEGVFSIFNGKPDDASEIIHSFFQIDVGKLETRKHDELRHGIRIQSKDHYLKVIQSYKAYSSPAEAN; encoded by the coding sequence ATGATGTCATCTCATCGTTTCCTGTTTACAGCTGCAATAGCGTTCATTGGAATCTTTTTTCTTTCTTTTCCTGCTGTGCATGAACCGTACGATGCAGCCGGCAATGACGATCAGGCCTATGAAGTCAGCGGTCCCCTGACTGTGACAGTGGTTCTTGAAAGGATCTACCTGGACGGGGAAATCAGCGAAGAGGTTAAAACAGAAACCATTCTTGCAATGGAAGATTTCTGGGCTAAGTATGAAGGCTGGCAGCTTGTCGATCAGGATGATAATCAGATCATTTTTCAAAAAGAAGTTGATGATATCTCCCCATTGTTAAAAGCAAACGGGTATTTCGGCCTTTCATCAGAAGGGGTGTTCTCTATTTTCAACGGCAAGCCTGATGATGCTTCGGAGATCATCCATTCCTTCTTTCAGATTGATGTTGGGAAGCTCGAGACCAGGAAACATGACGAGCTGAGACACGGCATTCGCATCCAGTCGAAAGACCATTACTTAAAAGTCATTCAATCATATAAAGCCTACTCGTCGCCTGCAGAGGCGAACTGA
- the safA gene encoding SafA/ExsA family spore coat assembly protein: protein MKIHIVQKGDTLWKIAKKYGVDFEEVKKMNSQLSNPDLIMPGMKIKVPTGGVPVKNETKLNFSGKKEMPKSEHPFSKEKPKQVMEVSDTKPKEVPKEKPSVPYVPPVPNMKQPAYPELDINNYYMLNMAMMPQAPQPQLPPKPSNVMPEMMKPAEKPAEKPAEKEKPKYVSPASKEEADKDMENKPSMPQQGVMGAYQGGPGQQSPQGFPGQPQGQGFPGQQGVPFQNPGMVAGAMDQGPGGDDCYPVSPVMPGPGFGGPGFGGPGFGGPGFGGGPGFGGPGFGGGPGYGGYPQMQPYGGMQGMPQQMPFDDDDDDDVMGAYSPQQPGFGGPGFGGPGYGGAPGFGGGPGFGGPGFGGPGFGGPGYGYPPGCVPVSPVMPGPGFGYPQQGGYGGGPMPGQVMGAYGGAPNMPGQVMGAYGGAPNMPGQVMGAYGGGAPENNQPPQVSPVMDKEDCGCGGPGPGFGGQPGYGMGMPGQFGGMPGQFGQGQFGGMPGQFGGMPGGQGQFGGMPGQFGQSDQFAMPRFDEEEED, encoded by the coding sequence TTGAAAATCCACATTGTTCAAAAAGGCGATACCCTTTGGAAGATTGCCAAAAAATATGGTGTAGACTTTGAAGAAGTGAAAAAAATGAATTCTCAGCTCAGCAATCCTGATTTAATTATGCCGGGAATGAAAATAAAGGTTCCAACCGGCGGCGTGCCTGTGAAAAACGAAACAAAGCTTAATTTTTCAGGCAAAAAAGAAATGCCTAAGTCCGAACATCCTTTTTCGAAGGAAAAACCTAAGCAGGTAATGGAAGTTTCGGATACAAAGCCAAAAGAAGTTCCTAAGGAAAAACCGTCTGTTCCTTATGTTCCGCCAGTACCGAATATGAAGCAGCCGGCCTATCCGGAGCTTGATATTAACAACTACTACATGCTGAATATGGCGATGATGCCTCAGGCGCCTCAGCCTCAACTGCCGCCTAAGCCGTCAAATGTCATGCCGGAAATGATGAAGCCGGCTGAAAAACCGGCTGAGAAACCTGCCGAAAAAGAAAAACCGAAATATGTGTCGCCGGCAAGCAAAGAGGAGGCTGATAAAGACATGGAAAACAAACCAAGCATGCCTCAGCAAGGGGTAATGGGTGCCTATCAGGGCGGTCCCGGCCAGCAAAGCCCTCAGGGATTCCCTGGCCAACCTCAGGGTCAAGGATTTCCCGGCCAGCAGGGAGTGCCGTTCCAGAATCCGGGCATGGTTGCCGGAGCTATGGATCAGGGGCCAGGGGGAGATGACTGTTATCCAGTATCACCGGTCATGCCTGGACCAGGATTTGGCGGACCGGGTTTTGGGGGACCTGGATTCGGAGGACCTGGATTCGGCGGCGGTCCTGGATTTGGAGGACCTGGTTTCGGCGGCGGTCCTGGATATGGAGGATACCCGCAAATGCAGCCTTACGGCGGAATGCAGGGAATGCCGCAGCAGATGCCGTTTGATGACGATGACGATGATGATGTAATGGGCGCATACAGTCCGCAGCAGCCTGGCTTCGGCGGACCGGGGTTTGGCGGACCAGGATATGGCGGAGCCCCGGGATTTGGAGGCGGACCAGGATTTGGCGGTCCGGGCTTCGGGGGTCCAGGCTTCGGCGGACCGGGCTATGGCTATCCTCCTGGATGTGTACCGGTATCCCCAGTCATGCCTGGACCGGGTTTCGGATATCCTCAGCAGGGAGGATATGGCGGAGGACCTATGCCTGGTCAGGTCATGGGAGCATACGGAGGAGCGCCGAACATGCCTGGTCAGGTCATGGGAGCATACGGCGGAGCGCCAAATATGCCTGGTCAAGTGATGGGGGCATACGGCGGAGGAGCGCCGGAAAACAACCAGCCGCCTCAGGTCAGTCCTGTAATGGATAAAGAGGATTGCGGATGCGGAGGACCTGGTCCGGGGTTTGGAGGGCAGCCAGGTTACGGAATGGGCATGCCGGGACAGTTTGGCGGAATGCCTGGCCAATTTGGTCAAGGACAGTTTGGCGGAATGCCAGGTCAGTTCGGGGGCATGCCGGGCGGTCAGGGTCAATTCGGCGGGATGCCAGGCCAGTTTGGGCAGAGTGATCAGTTCGCCATGCCAAGATTTGACGAAGAAGAAGAAGACTAA
- the ruvB gene encoding Holliday junction branch migration DNA helicase RuvB has protein sequence MDERLVSGEAELDEGALELSLRPRTLSQYIGQDKVKDNLKVFIEAAKMRSETLDHVLLYGPPGLGKTTLATIIANEMGVNIRTTSGPAIERPGDLAAILTALEPGDVLFIDEIHRLQRSIEEVLYPAMEDFCLDIVIGKGPQARSVRLDLPPFTLIGATTRVGLLTAPLRDRFGVLSRLEYYNEDQLSLIAERTGDILGIGLEKEASLELARRSRGTPRIANRLLRRVRDFAQVLGKPAITGSLANEALERLQVDRLGLDHIDHKLLMGIIEKFKGGPVGLDTISATIGEESHTIEDVYEPYLLQIGFIQRTPRGRMVTDAVYHHFQMEVPKQ, from the coding sequence ATGGACGAACGTCTTGTTTCCGGCGAAGCGGAGCTTGATGAAGGAGCTCTTGAGCTCTCCCTTAGACCGAGGACTTTATCGCAGTACATTGGGCAGGATAAAGTAAAGGATAATCTTAAGGTTTTTATCGAAGCAGCAAAAATGAGAAGCGAAACACTTGACCACGTGCTTCTTTACGGGCCTCCCGGGCTTGGCAAAACGACCCTTGCCACCATCATTGCAAATGAAATGGGCGTCAATATCAGAACGACTTCAGGACCGGCCATTGAAAGGCCGGGCGACCTTGCCGCCATTCTGACCGCTCTCGAACCCGGTGATGTTTTATTTATTGATGAAATCCACCGCCTTCAGCGTTCCATTGAAGAAGTGCTGTATCCTGCAATGGAAGATTTCTGTCTTGATATTGTCATTGGAAAAGGACCGCAAGCCAGGTCCGTGCGCCTTGATCTGCCTCCGTTTACGCTCATTGGAGCGACAACAAGAGTCGGGCTGCTGACTGCACCCCTCAGGGACCGTTTCGGTGTTTTGAGCCGTCTTGAGTACTACAATGAAGACCAGCTCTCCCTGATTGCCGAGCGGACAGGAGATATTCTTGGCATTGGCCTCGAAAAAGAAGCATCACTCGAACTGGCGCGCCGGTCACGCGGGACTCCGAGGATAGCCAACAGGCTGCTCAGGAGGGTAAGAGACTTTGCGCAGGTTCTCGGAAAACCGGCCATTACAGGCAGCCTCGCAAATGAAGCGCTTGAAAGGCTGCAAGTCGACAGACTTGGCCTTGATCATATCGATCACAAGCTGCTGATGGGCATTATTGAAAAATTTAAAGGCGGACCCGTGGGACTCGACACGATTTCTGCTACAATAGGCGAAGAATCGCACACAATTGAAGATGTATACGAACCATATCTTTTGCAGATTGGTTTTATACAACGGACTCCAAGGGGAAGAATGGTAACAGATGCTGTTTATCATCACTTTCAAATGGAAGTTCCGAAACAATAG